The DNA window ATTTACGTAGTAATGGAACTCCCTAATAATAAGAGGAGTTGAAAACTCAACTCCTCCGGACTTTCTCCCTATGATCagcatattttttttatcaaatggaTCGCTTAAATTTCCAATACAGTATGAGAACTCACTACTATCCAGTTGTGAAGCTAATGAGATTCCTGAAGGACCAAGCCCCAAGACACGATTGAACTTGTCTATATAGCTATTTtttatagtacatccaaataaCGGATTTAACTCATGCGCTGGTTGGTTGTCAAATGATGAACCGAAAATAAATCTTTCAAATGCAAGATTTCCACGGACAACGACTTCACCCAAATATTTCAATACAAACCAACAGAAAGTGGGTGCTGGAATACATGTCAACGGAGTAGAAGAACAAAAGTCTTCGCACCTCACATTAGCAGAATATGTTGAAGACTCCCCAGACCAATAGTTTCTATAGAATGTCCTATTGCCGCCTATACCAGGTTTGCACTGAACCCAAAACAGATTACTACCAGTATCTAACGCAACCAATTGAGCAGCCTCCCGTGAACCAAAGTTGAAACCCACCAAAAACACAGGTATTGACGTGTTAACAAAAATTCCAGTCTCGAAATCAGTATCAAGATCTGAATCATCATTTGAATCATCTAAATCATCTTGTACTGTCACCTTCAAATCTTCTGGCATTGTCACCTTGAAGTATCTTAAGCGAGATAAGGAAATATGTAAGTCCCTATGTTCGATAGCATTTGTGTCAAAATAGGGGGGAGTGAATAGAGTTATAATGAATCATTTTTGTAACTATCCTACTCCTACTAATATGGCTTGTTCTTGCTATCCAAAGACAGAAAAGAACGATGGTTGTGGTGATTAGAAGAAAGTTAGCCATACTTTCTAACTATTATGCAAAAGTTTGCTGCAAACAAATGTGTAAATGTGCAAAGTGTTTTAAAGGATTCTCTCttcccaaatttgtcatctcatGTAAAGCAAATGACACATAATCTTAATTTTCAATGTTATTGTCAATCAATCAGCAATAGCCTGCAGCTAAAGTTGGTTGTTGTTTCTTGATGATGTAGAGTTGGCAAGAGTATTGTATTAATTACTTGCCTCACACTATGAAGCACACGTCTACTTTGTAACAACATCAAATATATCATTATCATTACTCTATAAAAAGTAGGATGAGTCTTGATAACAGGGAGTGTAAGTGTAAACATattttgcttttagtttttatttagcCTAAATTACCCTCATGCCTTTTAATTAAAGTTATTACATTTCAATCATGACActaataagaaaaaatgaaaagtttcaATAAATTACCTCTAAAAAATATtggtaataaaaattaaaaactacCCATTTACAACTATATTCACCAATCATTTTCTTCAACTCcaattattgaaatattcacATTCCATCCTCTCAAAGttaacttgcatttcattcatgtcAAATGATATATAGAAATATTTTTGGAGTTCTAGGCCAAGAAGACTGTGATCGACACCATTCTCTGCAACATTCAACACACTTAAACATACCACATCAGGGTATACTTACTTAAACAAATTCTCTTTATCTAATTCCATTGTTGCTCcatcaaaatgaaatgctatTGTTGGAAAGCCCTTAAAATCCCTAAACAAGCGTCTTTCCAATGAGTTCTCTATGTAATCAACAATTACCTGTTCAAGTTTCTCGTATTCAATATCTTGAAGGAAACTCAAACTTGAACCTGAATCAATAATTGCACCCCTACCATTTTTAAAATTATCCATGCTCAAATCCTTTTTGTCAGTGCCGAGTATCCTACCCCCAAAGCTAATGCCTTCAAGATTTACGTAGTAATGGAACTCCCTAATAATAAGAGGAGTTGAGTTTTCAACTCCTCCGGACTTTATCCCTATGATCAGTAtatttttttcatcaaatgGATCGTTTAAATTTTCAATACAATATGAGAACTCACTACTATCCAGTTGTGAAGCTAATGAGATTCCTGAAGGACCAAACCCCGAGACACCATTGAACTTGCCTATGTAGCTATTTTTTCTAGTACATCCAAATAACGGATTTAACTTATGCGCTGGTTGGTTATCAAATGATGAACCGAAAATAAATCGTTCAAATGCAAGATTTCCACGGACAACGATTTCACCCAAATATTTCAATACATACCAGCAAAGAGTGGGTGTTGGAATACATGTCAACGGAATAGAAGAACAAAAGTCCTCGCACCACACATTAGCCGGATATATTGAAGACTCCCCAAGCCAATAGTTTCTATAGAATGTCCTATTGCTGCCTATACCAGGTTTGCACTGAACTCAAAGCAGATTACTACCAGTATCCAACGCAACCAATTGAGCAGCCTCCCGTGAACCAATGTTGAAACCCACCAAAAACACAGGTATTGATGTGTTAACAAAAATTCCAGTCTCGAAATTAGTATCATTATCTGAATCATCTGAATCATATTGTACTGTTAGCTTCAAATATTCTTGCATTGTCACCTTCAAGTATCTTAAGCGAGATAAGGAAATATGCAAGTTCCTATGTTCGGCAGCATTTGTGTCAAAATAGAGGGGAGTGAATAGAGTTATAATGAATCATTTTTGTAACTATCCTACTCCTACTAATATGGCTTGTTCTTGCTATCCAAAGACAGAAAAGAACGATGGTTGTGGTGATTAGAAGAAAGTTAGCCATACTTTCTGACTATTATGCAAAGGTTTGCTGCAAGCAAATGTGTAAATGTGCAAAGTGTTTTAAAGGATTCTCTCTTCCCAAATTTGTCAGCTCATGTAAAGCAAATGACACATAATCTTAATTTTCAATGTTATTGTCAATCAATCAACAATAGCCTGCAACTAAAGTTGGTTGTTGTTTCTTGATAATGTAGTGTTGGCAAGAGAATTGTATTAATTACTTGCCCTCACACGATGAAGCACACGTCTACCTTGTAACAACATCAAATATATCATTATCATTACTCTATAAAAGGTAGGATGAGTCTGGTAACAGGGAGTGTAAGTGTAAACATattttgcttttagtttttgtttagCCTAAATTGCCCTCCTGTTTTTTAATTAGAGGTAATAAATTTCAATCATGACACTAAtaagaaaaagtaaaaagttTCAATAAATTATATCTAAAAAATATtggtaataaaaattaaaaacgaCGCTTTTACAACTATATTAATCAATCATTTTCTTCAACTCcaattattgaaatattcacATTCCATCCTCTCAAAGTTtacttgcatttcattcatgtcAAATGATATATAGAAatattttttgagttttacGTCAAGAAGACTGTGATCGACACCATTCGCTGCAGCATTCAACACACTTAAACATACCACATCTGGTATACTTGCTTAAACAaattctttttatctaattcCATTGTTGCTCcatcaaaatgaaatgctatTGTTGTAAAGCCCTTAAAATCCCTAAACAAGTGTCCAATATAGCAAAATTTATACTTGTCCAAAGAGAAATATCGTCTTTCCAATGAGTCCCCTATGTAATCAATAATTGCCTGTTCAAGTTTCTCGTTTGCAAtatcttcaaaggaaactcaaACCTGAACCTGAATCAATAGTTGCACCCCCACCACTTTTAAAATTATCCATTTTAAAATCCTTTTTGTCAATACCGAGCATCCTACCCCCAAAACTAATGCCTTCAAGATTTACGTAGTAATCAAACTCCCTAATAATAAGAGGAGTTGAAAACTCAACTCCTCCGGATTTTATCCCTATAATCAGTAtatttttttcatcaaatgGATCGTTTAAATTTCCAATACAATATGAGAACTCACTACTATCCAGTTGTGAAGCTAATGAGATTCCTGAAGGGCCAAACCCCAAGACACGATTGAACTTGTCTGTGTAGCTATTTTTTCTAGTACAACCAAATAACGGATTTAACTCATGCGCTGGTTGGTTGTCAAATGATGAACCGAAAATAAATCGTTCAAATGCAGGATTTCCACGGACAATGACTTCACCCAAATATTTCAATACATACCAGCAGAGAGTGGGTGTTGGAATACATGTCAATGGAGTAGAAGAATAAAAGTCCTCGCACCTCACATTAACAGAATATGTTGAAGACTCCGCAGGCCAATAGTTTCTATAGAATGTCCTATTGCCGCCTATATCAAGTTTGCACTGAACCCAAAGTAGATTACTACCAGTATCCAACGCAACCAATTGAGCAGCCTCCAGTGAACCAAAGTTGAAACCCACAAAAAACACAGGTATTGATAtgttaaaaaaatttccagtcTCGAAATCAGTATCATTATCTGAATCATCATTTGAATCATCTGAATCATATTGTACTGTCAGCTTCAAATATTCTTGCATTGTCACCTTCAAGTATCTTAAGCGAGATAAGGAAATATGCAAGTCCCTATGTTCGGCAGCATTTGTGTCAAAATAAGGGAGGTCAATAGAGTTATAATGAATCATTTTCGTAACTATCCTACTCCGACTACTATGGCTGGTCCTTGgtatcaaaagaaagaaaagaacgaTGGTTATGGTGATTAGACGAAAGCTAGCCATACTTTCTGACTATTATGCAAATGTTTGCTGCAAGGAAATCTGTAAATGTGTAAAGTATTTTAAAGGATTCTCTCTTCCCAAATTTGTCAGCTCATGTAAAGCAAATGACACATAATCTTAATTTTCAATGTTATTGTCAATCAATCAGCAATAGCCTGCAGCTAAAGTTGGTTGTTGTTTCTTGATGATGTAGAGTTGGTAAGAGAATTGTATTAATTACTTGCCCTCACACGATGAATCACACGTCTACCTTGTAACAACATCAAATATATCATTATCATTACCCAATAAAAGGTAGGATGAGTTTGGGTAACAGCGAGTGTAAGTGTAAACATattttgcttttagtttttatttggcCTAAATTACCCTCAAGTCATTTAATTAGAGGTATTACATTTCAATCATGACCCTaataagaaaaaatggaaattttcaACAAATTACATCCAAAAAATATtggtaataaaattaaaaactacGCATTTACAACTATATTCATCAATCATTTTCTTCAACTCCAATTATTGAAATATTCGCATTCCATCCTTTCAAAGTTAAcatacatttcattcatgtcAAATGATATATAGAAATATTTTTGAAGTCCTACGCCAAGAAGACTGTGATCGACACAATTCTCTGCAGCATTCAACACACTTAAACATACCACATCTGGTATACTTGCTTAAACAaattctttttatctaattcCATTGTTGCTCcatcaaaatgaaatgctatTGTTGTAAAGCCCTTAAAATCCCTAAACAAGTGTCCAATATAGCAAAGTTGATACTTGTCCAAAGAGAAATATCGTCTTTCCAATGAGTCCCCTATGTAATCAACAATTGCCTGTTCAAGTTTCTCGTTTGCAATATCTTAAAAGGAAACTCAAACCCGAACCTGAATCAATAGTTGCACCACCACCACTTTTAAAATTATCCATTCTCAAATCCTTTTTGTCAATACCGAGCATCCTACCCCCAAAACAAATGCCTTCAAGATTTACGTAGTAATCAAACTCCCTAATAATAAGAGGAGTTGAAAACTCAACTCCTCCAGATTTTATCCCTATAATCAGTATATTTTTTTCGTCAAATGGATCGTTTAAATTTCCAATACAATATGAGAACTCACTACTATCCAGTTGTGAAGCTAATGAGATTCCTGAAGGACCAAACCCCAAGTCACGATTGAACTTGTCTGTTTAGCTATTTTTTCTAGTACATCCAAATAACGGATTTAACTCATGCGCTGGTTGGTTGTCAAATGATGAACCGAAAATAAATCGTTCAAATGCAGGATTTCCACGGACAATGACTTCACCCAAATATTTCAATACATACCAGCAGAGAGTGGGTGTTGGAATACATGTCAATGGAGTAGAAGAATAAAAGTCCACGCACCTCACATTAACAGAATATGTTGAAGACTCCGCAGGCCAATAGTTTCTATAGAATGTCCTATTGCCGCCTCTATCAAGTTTGCACTGAACCCAAAGCAGATTACTACCAGTATCCAACGCAACCAATTGAGCAGCCTCCCGTGAACCAAAGTTGAAACCCACCAAAAACACAGGTATTGATGTGTTAACAAAAATTCCAGTCTCGAAATCAGTATCATTATCTGAATCATCATTTGAATCATTTGAATCATATTGTACTGTCAGATTCAAATATTCTTGCATTGTCACCTTCAAGTATCTTAAGCGAGATAAGGAAATATGCAAGTCCCTATATTCGGCAGCATTTGTGTCAAAATAGGGGGAGTGAATAGAGTTATAATGAATCATTTTCGTAACTATCCTACTCCGACTACTATGGCTGGTCCTTGGTATCAAAAGACAGAAAAGTACGATAGTTATGGTGATTAGACGAAAGCTAGCCATACTTTCTGACTATTATGCAATGGTTTGCTGCAAGCAAATGCGTAAATGTGTAAAGTATTTTAAAGGATTCTCTCTTCCCAAATTTGTCAGTTCATGTAAAGCAAATGACACATAATCTTAATTTTCAATGTTATTGTCAGTCAATCAGCAATAGCCTGCAGCTAAAGTTAGTTGTTGTTTCTTGATGATGTAGAGTTGGTAAGAGAATTGTATTAATTACTTGCACTCACACAATGAATCACACGTCTACCTTGTAACAACATCAAATATATCATTATCATTACCCAATAAAAGGTAGGATGAGTTTGGGTAACAACGAGTGTCAGTGTAAACATattttgcttttagtttttgtttggCCTAAATTACCCTCAAGTCATTTAATTAGAGGTATTACATTTCAATCATGACActaataagaaaaaatgaaaatt is part of the Coffea eugenioides isolate CCC68of chromosome 6, Ceug_1.0, whole genome shotgun sequence genome and encodes:
- the LOC113774244 gene encoding aspartic proteinase nepenthesin-2-like; its protein translation is MPEDLKVTVQDDLDDSNDDSDLDTDFETGIFVNTSIPVFLVGFNFGSREAAQLVALDTGSNLFWVQCKPGIGGNRTFYRNYWSGESSTYSANVRCEDFCSSTPLTCIPAPTFCWFVLKYLGEVVVRGNLAFERFIFGSSFDNQPAHELNPLFGCTIKNSYIDKFNRVLGLGPSGISLASQLDSSEFSYCIGNLSDPFDKKNMLIIGRKSGGVEFSTPLIIREFHYYVNFEGINFRGRILGTDKKDLSMDNFKSGGGAIIDSGSSLSFLQDIAYEKVEQAIVD
- the LOC113774245 gene encoding aspartic proteinase CDR1-like, whose translation is MIHYNSIHSPYFDTNAAEYRDLHISLSRLRYLKVTMQEYLNLTVQYDSNDSNDDSDNDTDFETGIFVNTSIPVFLVGFNFGSREAAQLVALDTGSNLLWVQCKLDRGGNRTFYRNYWPAESSTYSVNVRCVDFYSSTPLTCIPTPTLCWYVLKYLGEVIVRGNPAFERFIFGSSFDNQPAHELNPLFGCTRKNS